A window from Salvia miltiorrhiza cultivar Shanhuang (shh) chromosome 2, IMPLAD_Smil_shh, whole genome shotgun sequence encodes these proteins:
- the LOC131007869 gene encoding pentatricopeptide repeat-containing protein At1g62720-like, with amino-acid sequence MSCAKVDRSLKPMIGSTLENSGWSLDVKAYNALVDGFCKGGMVVLSEMVGKCILPNVVTYSSIIHAYCKEEKMEKAENMLEIMMQQHICPDVFTYSLLIEGLCLKGEIGRAKQLLDSMVERGLKPNIVNYNTLLNGYCKKGSVDEAWRRCAGENSWLIPLSFMLCMIN; translated from the coding sequence ATGAGCTGTGCAAAGGTGGACAGGTCATTGAAGCCCATGATTGGCTCCACATTAGAAAATAGTGGATGGAGTCTCGACGTTAAAGCATATAATGCACTAGTTGATGGATTTTGCAAGGGTGGAATGGTGGTTCTATCCGAAATGGTTGGGAAATGTATTTTACCTAACGTTGTCACTTATAGTTCCATTATTCATGCATACTGTAAGGAAGAAAAGATGGAAAAGGCTGAGAATATGCTGGAAATTATGATGCAACAACATATTTGTCCCGATGTCTTCACTTATTCTTTGCTTATTGAAGGGCTCTGCCTGAAGGGTGAAATCGGAAGAGCGAAACAGTTACTTGATTCCATGGTAGAGAGGGGCCTTAAACCCAATATTGTTAACTACAACACTTTGTTAAATGGATATTGCAAGAAGGGAAGCGTGGATGAAGCTTGGAGGAGATGTGCAGGAGAGAATTCGTGGTTAATTCCGTTATCGTTTATGCTTTGCATGATAAACTAA
- the LOC131012766 gene encoding dirigent protein 22-like, protein MAIKLPISLIFIALFFTFSNAELGLIKETKMTTYFQDYSGGPNATVIEITGQSNGLLSFTKFGAIFCTDDPITEGVEESSAQIARAQGIYVTSALDGSNTHVLISIVFINEEYKGSTLELQGTSAQFERVREVAVVGGTGKFRLARGYATFETLSYDHASHYAVIQCNITALHY, encoded by the coding sequence ATGGCAATTAAATTACCTATCTCTCTAATATTTATTGcattatttttcacattttcaaatGCAGAATTAGGGCTTATCAAAGAGACTAAAATGACAACCTACTTCCAAGATTATTCGGGCGGGCCTAACGCGACCGTGATCGAGATAACGGGCCAGTCAAACGGGCTGCTTAGTTTCACGAAATTTGGGGCCATTTTCTGCACGGACGATCCGATAACCGAAGGGGTTGAGGAAAGCTCGGCCCAAATTGCTCGGGCCCAAGGTATATATGTGACGTCAGCCCTAGATGGGTCCAACACACATGTCTTAATATCGATTGTGTTCATCAATGAAGAGTATAAGGGTAGCACCTTGGAATTGCAAGGGACGAGTGCCCAATTCGAGCGGGTGAgggaggtggcggtggtgggcGGCACCGGAAAGTTCCGGCTAGCTCGTGGCTACGCCACTTTTGAGACTCTTTCGTATGACCATGCGTCTCATTATGCTGTCATTCAATGCAATATTACTGCACTACACTACTAG
- the LOC131007870 gene encoding glycine-rich cell wall structural protein 1-like — translation MGFSQKWVCGLALLMILVLNLSGEILGDERVDKEGWREDDCRYSRRGCYGRGRGGGYGGGRGGGGGFGGGRGGGGGLGGGAGGGGGLGGGRGGGGGGGLGGGGGVGGGGGLGGGGGGGVGGGSGSGGGFGAGGGVGGGAGGGGGLGGGGGGGQGGGGGIGGGSGSGGGFGAGGGVGGGAGGGGGLGGGGGGGQGGGGGVGGGSGSGGGFGAGGGVGGGAGGVGGGGGGGGGGGGGGGGLGGGSGHGSGFGAGGGVGAGGVGGGGGGGGGGGGGGGGGLGGGSGHGGGFGGGAGGGLGGGAGGGLGGGAGGGRGGGVGVGIGIGIGVGVGGGSGSGTGVGVGSGSGGGGGR, via the coding sequence ATGGGGTTTTCTCAAAAATGGGTGTGTGGTTTGGCCCTTCTCATGATCTTGGTGTTGAATTTGAGTGGGGAGATTCTTGGTGATGAAAGAGTTGACAAGGAGGGTTGGAGAGAGGATGATTGCAGGTATAGCCGGCGCGGCTGCTACGGCCGTGGGAGGGGCGGAGGTTATGGTGGGGGACGTGGAGGAGGCGGAGGCTTTGGTGGTGGacgtggtggtggaggtggacTAGGTGGTGGTGCAGGAGGAGGCGGAGGCCTTGGTGGTGGacgtggtggtggaggtggaggtggactaggtggtggtggtggagttgGAGGGGGTGGTGGACttggtggaggaggaggaggaggagtagGGGGAGGTTCCGGGAGTGGAGGAGGATTTGGAGCTGGAGGTGGGGTTGGTGGGGGTGCCGGTGGAGGAGGGGGACTTGGAGGGGGTGGAGGAGGAGGACAAGGTGGTGGAGGCGGGATCGGGGGTGGTTCTGGCTCGGGTGGAGGGTTTGGAGCGGGAGGTGGTGTTGGAGGCGGAGCGGGTGGAGGTGGAGGTCTTGGAGGGGGTGGAGGAGGAGGACAAGGTGGTGGAGGCGGGGTTGGGGGTGGTTCCGGTTCCGGTGGAGGGTTTGGAGCGGGAGGTGGTGTTGGAGGCGGTGCAGGTGGAGTAggtggaggaggtggtggtgggggtggaggcggaggtggaggaggTGGTTTAGGGGGAGGATCTGGCCATGGTAGTGGATTTGGTGCCGGTGGAGGTGTTGGTGCCGGAGGTGTtggcggtggtggaggtggaggcggaggaggtggtggcggtggaggaGGAGGTTTAGGTGGTGGTTCGGGGCATGGTGGTGGGTTCGGTGGTGGTGCTGGTGGAGGATTAGGAGGCGGAGCTGGTGGTGGCCTAGGAGGAGGAGCAGGCGGAGGGCGCGGTGGAGGAGTTGGTGTAGGTATCGGCATTGGGATTGGCGTGGGAGTAGGCGGTGGTTCCGGCTCCGGCACCGGCGTTGGGGTAGGCAGCGGCtccggcggtggcggtggccgATGA
- the LOC131007871 gene encoding probable membrane metalloprotease ARASP2, chloroplastic — translation MLRDKAQILFKGRSPQKAAFNYWNAWKVLKNNHKFKSMYLAGDVHASKRTKTTADGGFTTLATGEEISSSWPIGNKAVKAAAKAKLIPDALLTHLSSSPCSIICRGSPFLFRSRGLRHNTRKKFQTCAIGGLDLAGFESAQSVIEAAAVLTAIIVVHESGHFFAAYLQGIHVSKFSVGFGPILARFNSKNVEYSIRAFPLGGFVAFPDNDPDSEIPNDDVNLLKNRPIFDRVVVISAGVIANIVFAYVIIFAQVLFVGLPVQESFPGVLVPEVRPFSAASRDGLLPGDVILGVDDIELSRTGPSLVSEVVDAIRNSPKRKVVFKIGRGGENVKINITPDENVDGTGRIGVQLSPNVKLTKVKPRDLFEVFRFSGREFWGLSSNVLDSLKQTFMNFSQSASKVSGPVAIIAVGAEVAKSNADGLFQFAAILNLNLAVINLLPLPALDGGSLAFILIEAARGGRKLPFELEQRIMSSGIMLVIILGVFLLVRDTLNLDIIKDLL, via the exons atgctccgggacaaggcccaaatcctcttcaagggTCGAAGCCCACAAAAGGCCGCATTCAACTATTGGAACGCGTGGAAAGTTCTCAAGAACAAtcacaagttcaagtcgatgtacctcgccGGAGACGTGCacgcctccaagaggacaaagactacggcaGATGGCGGCTTTACAACCTTGGCGACGGGCGAAGAGATCTCTTCTTCTTGGCCCATTGGAAACAAGGCggtgaaggcggcggcgaaggc TAAGCTCATTCCGGATGCGCTTCTAACTCATTTATCTTCTTCACCATGTTCGATAATTTGCAGAGGAAGTCCGTTTCTCTTCAGGAGCAGAGGATTGAGGCATAATACGAGGAAAAAGTTTCAAACTTGCGCGATTGGCGGGCTCGATCTAGCTGGGTTCGAGAGCGCTCAATCAGTAATTGAAGCAGCCGCCGTTTTGACTGCGATCATCGTAGTTCACGAGAGCGGCCATTTCTTCGCGGCTTATCTTCAGGGGATTCATGTGAGTAAATTCTCTGTTGGATTCGGTCCAATTTTAGCTAGATTCAATTCGAAAAACGTTGAGTATTCGATTAGGGCTTTTCCCCTTGGTGGATTTGTCGCGTTTCCTGATAATGATCCCGATAGCGAAATCCCTAATGATGATGTGAATTTGCTGAAAAATAGGCCGATTTTCGATAGGGTTGTTGTGATTTCTGCTGGTGTGATTGCCAACATTGTGTTTGCTTATGTTATCATCTTTGCACAAGTACTGTTTGTTGGATTGCCTGTTCAAGAATCGTTCCCCGGCGTGCTTGTGCCGGAGGTGAGGCCGTTTTCGGCTGCCTCAAGAGACGGTTTGTTGCCCGGTGATGTCATTTTAGGCGTAGACGACATTGAGCTTTCACGAACTGGCCCTAGTTTGGTTTCTGAGGTCGTTGACGCGATTAGGAATAGCCCAAAAAGGAAGGTGGTGTTCAAAATCGGGAGGGGAGGCGAGAATGTGAAGATCAACATCACTCCGGATGAGAATGTGGATGGTACCGGGAGGATTGGAGTTCAGTTGTCGCCTAATGTGAAGTTGACGAAGGTTAAGCCGAGGGATCTGTTTGAGGTGTTCCGTTTCTCTGGCCGTGAGTTCTGGGGCCTGTCATCGAATGTTCTTGATAGTTTGAAGCAGACGTTTATGAATTTCTCTCAGTCTGCGAGTAAGGTTTCTGGCCCCGTTGCTATTATAGCCGTTGGTGCAGAGGTTGCAAAGTCGAACGCTGATGGACTTTTCCAGTTTGCTGCTATTTTGAATCTGAATCTCGCTGTGATAAACCTTCTGCCTCTGCCTGCTTTGGATGGTGGCTCGTTGGCGTTCATCCTCATAGAGGCGGCCAGAGGCGGGAGGAAGCTCCCGTTTGAGTTGGAGCAGCGGATCATGTCGTCTGGGATCATGCTGGTTATCATCCTCGGGGTTTTCCTCCTTGTTCGTGATACGTTAAACCTGGACATCATCAAGGATTTGTTATGA
- the LOC131007872 gene encoding glycine-rich cell wall structural protein 1-like, translating to MGFSQKWVCGLALLMILVLNLSGEILGDERVDKEGWREDDCRYSRRGCYGRGRGGGYGGGRGGGGGLGGGRGGSAGGGGGLGGGGGGGLGGGGGVGGGGGLGGGGGGGGVGGGSGSGGGFGAGGGVGGGAGGGGGLGGGGGGGQGGGGGIGGGSGSGGGFGAGGGVGGGAGGGGGLGGGGGGGQGGVGGGGGGGGGGGGGGGGLGGGSGHGSGFGAGGGVGAGGVGGGGGGGGGGGGGGGGGLGGGSGHGGGFGGGAGGGLGGGAGGGLGGGAGGGRGGGVGVGIGIGIGVGVGGGSGSGTGVGVGSGSGGGGGR from the exons ATGGGGTTTTCTCAAAAATGGGTGTGTGGTTTGGCCCTTCTCATGATCTTGGTGTTGAATTTGAGTGGAGAGATTCTTGGTGATGAAAGAGTTGACAAGGAGGGTTGGAGAGAGGACGATTGCAGGTATAGCCGGCGCGGCTGCTACGGCCGTGGGAGGGGCGGAGGTTATGGTGGGGGACGTGGAGGAGGCGGAGGCCTTGGTGGTGGACGTGGTGGTAGTGCAGGAGGAGGCGGAGGCCttggtggtggaggtggaggtggactaggtggtggtggtggagttgGAGGGGGTGGTGGACttggtggaggaggaggaggaggaggagtagGGGGAGGTTCCGGGAGTGGAGGAGGATTTGGAGCTGGAGGTGGGGTTGGTGGGGGTGCCGGTGGAGGAGGAGGTCTTGGAGGGGGTGGAGGAGGAGGACAAGGTGGTGGAGGCGGGATCGGGGGTGGTTCTGGCTCGGGTGGAGGGTTTGGAGCGGGAGGTGGTGTTGGAGGCGGAGCGGGTGGAGGTGGAGGTCTTGGAGGGGGTGGAGGAGGAGGACAAG GTGGAGTAggtggaggaggtggtggtgggggtggaggcggaggtggaggaggTGGTTTAGGGGGAGGATCTGGCCATGGTAGTGGATTTGGTGCCGGTGGAGGTGTTGGTGCCGGAGGTGTtggcggtggtggaggtggaggcggaggaggtggtggcggtggaggaGGAGGTTTAGGTGGTGGTTCGGGGCATGGTGGTGGGTTCGGTGGTGGTGCTGGTGGAGGATTAGGAGGCGGAGCTGGTGGTGGCCTAGGAGGTGGAGCTGGCGGAGGGCGCGGTGGAGGAGTTGGTGTAGGTATCGGCATTGGGATTGGCGTGGGAGTAGGTGGTGGTTCCGGCTCAGGCACCGGCGTTGGGGTAGGCAGCGGCTCCGGCGGTGGAGGTGGCCGATGA
- the LOC131012740 gene encoding membrane metalloprotease ARASP, chloroplastic-like isoform X2, protein MIATLSSSPHPLPRFSTSRTPISDFSPNSKTHLSSSPCSIICRGSPFLFRSRGLRHNTRKKFQTCAIGGLDLAGFESAQSVIEAAAVLTAIIVVHESGHFFAAYLQGIHVSKFAVGFGPILARFNSKNVEYSIRAFPLGGFVAFPDNDPDSEIPNDDVNLLKNRPIFDRVVVISAGVIANIVFAYVIIFAQVLFVGLPVQESFPGVLVPEVRPFSAASRDGLLPGDVILGVDDIELSRTGPSLVSEVVDAIRNSPKRKVVFKIGRGGENVKINITPDENVDGTGRIGVQLSPNVKLTKVKPRDLFEVFRFSGREFWGLSSNVLDSLKQTFMNFSQSASKVSGPVAIIAVGAEVAKSNADGLFQFAAILNLNLAVINLLPLPALDGGSLAFILIEAARGGRKLPFELEQRIMSSGIMLVIILGVFLLVRDTLNLDIIKDLL, encoded by the exons ATGATTGCAACCCTCTCTTCATCTCCTCACCCACTGCCCAGATTCAGCACTTCAAGAACACCCATCTCCGATTTCTCCCCCAATTCCAAAACCCATTTATCTTCTTCACCATGTTCGATAATTTGCAGAGGAAGTCCGTTTCTCT TCAGGAGCAGAGGATTGAGGCATAATACGAGGAAAAAGTTTCAAACTTGCGCGATTGGCGGGCTCGATCTAGCTGGGTTCGAGAGCGCTCAATCAGTAATTGAAGCAGCCGCGGTTTTGACTGCGATCATCGTAGTTCACGAGAGCGGCCATTTCTTCGCGGCCTATCTTCAGGGGATTCATGTGAGTAAATTCGCTGTTGGATTCGGTCCAATTTTAGCTAGATTCAATTCGAAAAACGTTGAGTATTCGATTAGGGCTTTTCCCCTTGGTGGATTTGTCGCGTTTCCTGATAATGATCCCGATAGCGAAATCCCTAATGATGATGTGAATTTGCTGAAAAATAGGCCGATTTTCGATAGGGTTGTTGTGATTTCTGCTGGTGTGATTGCCAACATTGTGTTTGCTTATGTTATCATCTTTGCACAAGTACTGTTTGTTGGATTGCCTGTTCAAGAATCGTTCCCCGGCGTGCTTGTGCCGGAGGTGAGGCCGTTTTCGGCTGCCTCAAGAGACGGTTTGTTGCCCGGTGATGTCATTTTAGGCGTAGACGACATTGAGCTTTCACGAACTGGCCCTAGTTTGGTTTCTGAGGTCGTTGACGCAATTAGGAATAGCCCAAAAAGGAAGGTGGTGTTCAAAATCGGGAGGGGAGGCGAGAATGTGAAGATCAACATCACTCCGGATGAGAATGTGGATGGTACCGGGAGGATTGGAGTTCAGTTGTCGCCTAATGTGAAGTTGACGAAGGTTAAGCCGAGGGATCTGTTTGAGGTGTTCCGTTTCTCTGGCCGTGAGTTCTGGGGCCTGTCATCGAATGTTCTTGATAGTTTGAAGCAGACATTTATGAATTTCTCTCAGTCTGCGAGTAAGGTTTCTGGCCCCGTTGCTATTATAGCCGTTGGTGCAGAGGTTGCAAAGTCGAACGCTGATGGACTTTTCCAGTTTGCTGCTATTTTGAATCTGAATCTCGCTGTGATAAACCTTCTGCCTCTGCCTGCTTTGGATGGTGGCTCGTTGGCGTTCATCCTCATAGAGGCGGCCAGAGGCGGGAGGAAGCTCCCGTTTGAGTTGGAGCAGCGGATCATGTCGTCTGGGATCATGCTGGTTATCATCCTCGGGGTTTTCCTCCTTGTTCGTGATACGTTAAACCTGGACATCATCAAGGATTTGTTATGA
- the LOC131012740 gene encoding probable membrane metalloprotease ARASP2, chloroplastic isoform X1, whose product MIATLSSSPHPLPRFSTSRTPISDFSPNSKTHLSSSPCSIICRGSPFLSSPCSIICRGSPFLFRSRGLRHNTRKKFQTCAIGGLDLAGFESAQSVIEAAAVLTAIIVVHESGHFFAAYLQGIHVSKFAVGFGPILARFNSKNVEYSIRAFPLGGFVAFPDNDPDSEIPNDDVNLLKNRPIFDRVVVISAGVIANIVFAYVIIFAQVLFVGLPVQESFPGVLVPEVRPFSAASRDGLLPGDVILGVDDIELSRTGPSLVSEVVDAIRNSPKRKVVFKIGRGGENVKINITPDENVDGTGRIGVQLSPNVKLTKVKPRDLFEVFRFSGREFWGLSSNVLDSLKQTFMNFSQSASKVSGPVAIIAVGAEVAKSNADGLFQFAAILNLNLAVINLLPLPALDGGSLAFILIEAARGGRKLPFELEQRIMSSGIMLVIILGVFLLVRDTLNLDIIKDLL is encoded by the coding sequence ATGATTGCAACCCTCTCTTCATCTCCTCACCCACTGCCCAGATTCAGCACTTCAAGAACACCCATCTCCGATTTCTCCCCCAATTCCAAAACCCATTTATCTTCTTCACCATGTTCGATAATTTGCAGAGGAAGTCCGTTTCTCTCTTCACCATGTTCGATAATTTGCAGAGGAAGTCCGTTTCTCTTCAGGAGCAGAGGATTGAGGCATAATACGAGGAAAAAGTTTCAAACTTGCGCGATTGGCGGGCTCGATCTAGCTGGGTTCGAGAGCGCTCAATCAGTAATTGAAGCAGCCGCGGTTTTGACTGCGATCATCGTAGTTCACGAGAGCGGCCATTTCTTCGCGGCCTATCTTCAGGGGATTCATGTGAGTAAATTCGCTGTTGGATTCGGTCCAATTTTAGCTAGATTCAATTCGAAAAACGTTGAGTATTCGATTAGGGCTTTTCCCCTTGGTGGATTTGTCGCGTTTCCTGATAATGATCCCGATAGCGAAATCCCTAATGATGATGTGAATTTGCTGAAAAATAGGCCGATTTTCGATAGGGTTGTTGTGATTTCTGCTGGTGTGATTGCCAACATTGTGTTTGCTTATGTTATCATCTTTGCACAAGTACTGTTTGTTGGATTGCCTGTTCAAGAATCGTTCCCCGGCGTGCTTGTGCCGGAGGTGAGGCCGTTTTCGGCTGCCTCAAGAGACGGTTTGTTGCCCGGTGATGTCATTTTAGGCGTAGACGACATTGAGCTTTCACGAACTGGCCCTAGTTTGGTTTCTGAGGTCGTTGACGCAATTAGGAATAGCCCAAAAAGGAAGGTGGTGTTCAAAATCGGGAGGGGAGGCGAGAATGTGAAGATCAACATCACTCCGGATGAGAATGTGGATGGTACCGGGAGGATTGGAGTTCAGTTGTCGCCTAATGTGAAGTTGACGAAGGTTAAGCCGAGGGATCTGTTTGAGGTGTTCCGTTTCTCTGGCCGTGAGTTCTGGGGCCTGTCATCGAATGTTCTTGATAGTTTGAAGCAGACATTTATGAATTTCTCTCAGTCTGCGAGTAAGGTTTCTGGCCCCGTTGCTATTATAGCCGTTGGTGCAGAGGTTGCAAAGTCGAACGCTGATGGACTTTTCCAGTTTGCTGCTATTTTGAATCTGAATCTCGCTGTGATAAACCTTCTGCCTCTGCCTGCTTTGGATGGTGGCTCGTTGGCGTTCATCCTCATAGAGGCGGCCAGAGGCGGGAGGAAGCTCCCGTTTGAGTTGGAGCAGCGGATCATGTCGTCTGGGATCATGCTGGTTATCATCCTCGGGGTTTTCCTCCTTGTTCGTGATACGTTAAACCTGGACATCATCAAGGATTTGTTATGA
- the LOC131012757 gene encoding uncharacterized protein LOC131012757, with product MSDINKREFIELALDGGNYLTWTLDVEIYIASCDLSDAIVPDSSCSFAQKAKALIFLRHHLNKDLKNEYLTEKDPVVLWQSLKDRFDQQNTIILPQAQYDWLNLRFQDFKSVIEYNSTLHRIVSQLKLCKQEVTEIDLIEKTLSTFHASNLVLQQQYRAKNYTRHSELIYALLVAEKHNQLLMRNHNARPVGSQAVPEAHATTYRGGRGRGRGKAISI from the coding sequence ATGTCTGATATCAACAAAAGAGAATTCATCGAACTTGCTCTTGATGGTGGTAACTATTTGACTTGGACTTTGGATGTTGAAATATACATCGCCTCATGTGATCTGAGCGACGCTATAGTTCCAGATTCTTCATGTAGCTTCGCCCAGAAGGCGAAAGCTTTGATTTTCTTGCGTCATCATCTGAATAAGGACTTAAAAAATGAGTACCTTACTGAAAAGGACCCTGTTGTCCTATGGCAATCCCTGAAGGATCGCTTTGATCAACAAAATACCATTATTCTCCCTCAGGCACAATATGATTGGCTGAATTTACGCTTTCAAGATTTTAAGTCCGTGATTGAGTACAATTCTACCTTACACCGTATTGTGTCACAGCTGAAACTCTGTAAGCAAGAAGTTACAGAGATTGATTTGATAGAGAAGACTCTATCTACTTTTCATGCCAGTAACCTTGTACTCCAGCAGCAGTACAGGGCCAAGAATTATACTAGGCATTCTGAACTCATTTATGCTTTACTTGTAGCAGAGAAACATAATCAACTTTTGATGAGAAACCACAATGCAAGACCAGTTGGTTCACAAGCAGTGCCTGAAGCACATGCTACCACTTATAGAGGTGGTCGAGGGAGAGGCCGAGGAAAAGCAATATCTATATGA